In one window of Arthrobacter pascens DNA:
- a CDS encoding hydrolase, whose protein sequence is MLICATCAVERDEPLPEACPICADERQYVPEDGQKWLNLEDLVQEGQQAMLKENEPGLIGIRTEPKVGIGQTAQLVETPEGSLLWDPVGYVDDKAVKAVLERRSVLAIAASHPHMFGVQVEWSHRLGGVPVLVADADRQWVGREDPVIQYWSGSQSIAEGLTLHQTGGHFVGSAVVHWAAGAGGKGVLLTGDSVYPNPDRQSIAFMRSYPNHLPLSGAVALRISRQLAELTFDRIYGNFNNVIMSGAKAVLHDSAQRHAAWARGDFDHLT, encoded by the coding sequence ATGCTGATCTGCGCAACCTGCGCCGTCGAACGCGACGAACCTCTCCCGGAGGCCTGCCCAATCTGCGCCGACGAACGGCAGTATGTGCCCGAGGACGGACAAAAGTGGCTCAACCTGGAGGACCTGGTGCAGGAGGGACAGCAGGCAATGTTGAAGGAGAACGAGCCGGGACTCATCGGGATCAGGACCGAGCCAAAAGTGGGAATCGGTCAGACCGCTCAGCTTGTGGAGACACCCGAGGGTTCGCTTTTGTGGGACCCCGTGGGATATGTCGATGACAAGGCGGTGAAGGCGGTGCTCGAGCGGAGGTCAGTCCTGGCTATCGCCGCCAGCCATCCACACATGTTTGGTGTGCAGGTCGAATGGTCGCATCGGCTCGGTGGCGTCCCTGTACTTGTTGCGGATGCAGACCGGCAGTGGGTGGGGCGCGAAGACCCGGTCATCCAATACTGGTCTGGCAGCCAATCCATCGCCGAAGGCTTGACACTTCACCAGACCGGGGGGCACTTCGTTGGCAGTGCAGTAGTGCACTGGGCAGCAGGCGCGGGCGGCAAAGGAGTGCTGCTGACCGGTGACAGTGTGTATCCGAATCCTGACCGTCAATCCATCGCCTTCATGCGCAGCTACCCGAATCATTTGCCGTTATCCGGCGCAGTGGCGTTGCGAATCTCCCGTCAGTTGGCAGAGCTCACATTCGACCGGATTTACGGCAATTTCAACAATGTGATCATGTCCGGAGCCAAGGCCGTTCTCCACGATTCCGCCCAGCGGCACGCTGCCTGGGCGCGCGGAGACTTCGATCACTTGACCTAA